Proteins encoded by one window of Coregonus clupeaformis isolate EN_2021a unplaced genomic scaffold, ASM2061545v1 scaf0001, whole genome shotgun sequence:
- the LOC123482952 gene encoding shootin-1-like isoform X2, producing the protein MEEVSSQLLKEMEVLEMQFQIERSCRESAEALAVKVTKDNKVLKRRSQALLPFIPELPENMEADLGVDPDPDGDSGEDAVLLGQAQIRELQASVDQLLGEKLRLFEQVEALRAEQSQLKEQLALEIDEKEAILKKLSKQNKTMNKMKRVSQLVTEDFTEITQKLELEQGLRQHAEVFAHQVLVKQKETQRQSMMLQQSSETSLQLQQALEQVAHINSTLQDIQLYYRNQLKQTQCALEESSVLSELQLVKGQLESSEKERRTMETQLREAQITATHLQGEVKQLQDRLKDTEKDRVSKADQPVEDNSTTAPPIPPPPPPPPPLPPLPPPPSSTAVDPLVVLRNKRKESVNNTDKNKPDPSVDMKTRAVDEMMERIKKGIVLKPTLRPQAGSEDDSAWRDQRSEKRKSAVLELKVMLDTMKRPGHRRAGSRKRISRNVGEAELHLVLQRRRRAMGDGQDTPGPSSTPSPAPPSIKIQGPQPGGPVAGALPWAGEHGSTPVLRRLKQNREKRNSRIRASELIICQEEI; encoded by the exons GCTCATGCAGGGAGAGTGCAGAGGCCCTTGCTGTCAAG GTGACCAAAGACAACAAGGTTCTGAAGAGGAGGAGCCAGGCTCTGCTGCCATTCATCCCAGAGCTTCCTGAAAACATGGAGGCTGACCTTGGGGTCGATCCCGACCCTGATGGGGACAGCGGTGAGGATGCCGTGCTGCTAGGACAGGCCCAGATAAGAG AGCTGCAGGCCTCGGTGGACCAGCTGCTGGGGGAGAAGCTGCGGCTGTTTGAGCAGGTGGAGGCCCTGAGGGCAGAGCAGAGCCAGCTCAAAGAACAG CTGGCTCTGGAGATTGATGAGAAAGAGGCCATACTGAAGAAACTGTCCAAACAGAACAAGACCATGAATAAGATGAAGAGAG tgTCCCAGCTTGTGACAGAGGATTTCACAGAGATCACTCAGAAACTGGAGCTGGAGCAGGGCCTCAGACAGCACGCAGAGGTCTTCGCCCACCAG GTGTTGGTGAAGCAGAAGGAGACCCAGCGACAGAGCATGATGCTGCAGCAGAGTTCAGAGACCAGTCTCCAGCTCCAACAGGCTCTGGAACAGGTGGCCCACATCAACAGTACCCTACAGGACATACAGCTCTACTACCGAAACCAG CTGAAGCAAACCCAGTGTGCTCTGGAGGAGAGCAGTGTTCTGTCTGAGCTGCAGCTTGTCAAAGGCCAGCTGGAGAGcagtgagaaggagaggaggaccatGGAGACCCAGCTGAGGGAGGCGCAGATCACTGCCACCCACCTCCAGGGAGAAG TGAAACAACTCCAGGATAGGCTGaaagacacagagaaagaccGGGTTTCCAAAGCTGACCAACCAGTGGAGGACAACTCAACCACTGCAcctcctattcctcctcctcctcctcctcctcctcctcttcctcccctgccCCCACCTCCCTCCAGCACTGCTGTTGA TCCACTTGTCGTCCTGCGCAACAAGAGGAAGGAGTCAGTCAACAACACTGATAAGAATA AGCCAGATCCTTCTGTGGACATGAAGACCCGAGCGGTGGATGAGATGATGGAGAGGATAAAGAAAGGCATTGTCCTGAAACCCACCCTGAGACCACAG GCTGGATCAGAAGATGACAGTGCCTGGAGA GACCAGAGGAGTGAGAAGAGAAAGTCAGCCGTGCTGGAACTAAAAGTAATGCTG GACACCATGAAACGCCCGGGCCACAGGAGGGCGGGGTCACGGAAGAGGATTAGCCGAAACGTAGGGGAGGCGGAGCTACATCTGGTACTACAGAGGAGGAGGCGGGCCATGGGGGACGGACAGGACACCCCCGGCCCCTCCTCAACCCCCTCCCCAGCCCCTCCCTCCATCAAAATACAAG GTCCCCAGCCGGGTGGCCCAGTAGCAGGTGCCCTTCCCTGGGCAGGAGAGCATGGCAGCACCCCCGTGCTCCGGAGGCTCAAGcagaacagagagaagaggaacTCTCGTATCAGAGCATCAGAACTGATCATCTGCCAGGAGGAGATCTGA